One part of the Janthinobacterium sp. 17J80-10 genome encodes these proteins:
- the aceK gene encoding bifunctional isocitrate dehydrogenase kinase/phosphatase: protein MQPDFPKLLSSQIAFDIARTILDGFDKHYRLFRQVSQQAKGFFESSDWLNAQRTARERIAYYDKRVQECVQILEDEYAEEDLSDEVWREVKLHYIGLLINHKQPELAEIFFNSVCCSILHRTYFHNDFIFVRPAVSTEYIEPVEGLPTYRVYYPAREGMHHAWKRVITNFQLKSEFVDLDRDIAYVEGRMEQAFGHVEREANYQIQVLASLFYRNKGAYIVGKGINGNRIYPFVIPILQNRKGKLLLDTVIFDPALITVLFSFTRAYFMVDMEVPSAYVHFLRSMMPYKPRSEIYTILGLQKLGKGLFYRDFLHHLHHSSDRFQASPGIRGLVMVVFELPSFPYVFKLIKDSFPPPKETTPALVAEKYLLVKNHDRVGRMADTLEFSHVAFPRSRFSEDLLAELKQVAPSLVEEEDDQIVIRHLYIERRMVPLNIWLTKAEQRGDEEALEHGIKEYGNAIKDLVGANIFPGDMLYKNFGVTKHGRVVFYDYDEIEYITDCNFRAIPAPRNEEDEMAAEPWYPVGKHDVFPEQFETFLLGNPNVRKYFLKHHADLLTPEFWENRKQRIMQGYIEDVFPYPQEMRFCFQGVMADPSPRAA from the coding sequence ATGCAACCCGATTTCCCCAAACTGCTGTCGTCGCAGATCGCTTTCGATATCGCCCGCACCATCCTTGACGGTTTCGACAAGCATTACCGGCTGTTTCGCCAGGTCAGCCAGCAAGCCAAAGGCTTTTTCGAAAGCAGCGACTGGCTCAATGCCCAGCGCACCGCGCGCGAACGCATTGCCTATTACGACAAGCGGGTGCAGGAATGCGTGCAAATCCTCGAGGATGAATATGCCGAGGAAGACCTGTCCGACGAAGTCTGGCGCGAGGTCAAGCTGCACTACATTGGTCTTTTGATCAACCACAAGCAGCCGGAACTGGCAGAAATCTTTTTCAATTCGGTTTGCTGCAGCATCCTGCACCGCACCTATTTCCACAACGATTTCATTTTCGTGCGGCCGGCGGTGTCCACGGAGTATATCGAGCCGGTCGAAGGCTTGCCGACCTACCGCGTGTATTACCCGGCGCGCGAAGGCATGCACCATGCCTGGAAGCGCGTCATCACCAATTTCCAGCTGAAGTCGGAATTCGTCGACCTCGACCGCGACATCGCTTACGTCGAAGGTCGCATGGAGCAAGCGTTCGGCCATGTCGAGCGGGAAGCCAACTACCAGATCCAGGTGCTGGCCAGCCTGTTTTACCGGAACAAGGGGGCCTACATTGTCGGCAAGGGCATCAACGGCAACCGCATCTACCCCTTCGTCATCCCGATCCTGCAAAACCGCAAGGGCAAGCTGCTGCTCGATACCGTCATTTTCGACCCGGCCCTGATCACGGTGCTGTTTTCCTTTACCCGTGCCTACTTCATGGTCGACATGGAAGTGCCGTCAGCCTATGTGCATTTCTTGCGCAGCATGATGCCGTACAAGCCCAGGAGCGAGATCTACACCATCCTCGGCTTGCAAAAGCTCGGCAAGGGCTTGTTCTATCGCGACTTCCTGCATCACCTGCATCATTCCTCCGACCGCTTCCAGGCCTCGCCCGGCATCCGCGGCCTGGTGATGGTGGTGTTCGAACTGCCGTCGTTCCCCTACGTATTCAAGCTGATCAAAGATTCCTTCCCGCCGCCCAAGGAAACCACGCCGGCGCTGGTCGCGGAAAAATACCTGCTGGTGAAAAACCATGACCGCGTCGGCCGCATGGCCGATACGCTGGAGTTTTCCCACGTGGCGTTTCCGCGCAGCCGCTTTTCAGAAGACTTGCTGGCCGAGCTGAAGCAGGTGGCGCCGTCGCTGGTCGAGGAAGAAGACGACCAGATCGTCATCCGCCATCTGTATATCGAACGCCGCATGGTGCCGCTGAATATCTGGCTGACCAAGGCCGAGCAGCGCGGCGACGAGGAAGCGCTGGAACATGGCATCAAGGAATACGGCAATGCCATCAAGGACCTGGTCGGCGCCAATATCTTCCCGGGCGACATGCTGTACAAGAATTTTGGCGTGACCAAGCATGGTCGCGTGGTGTTCTACGATTACGATGAAATCGAATACATTACCGATTGTAATTTCCGCGCCATTCCGGCACCGCGCAATGAAGAGGATGAAATGGCGGCCGAGCCCTGGTACCCGGTCGGCAAGCATGACGTGTTCCCGGAACAGTTTGAAACTTTCCTTCTTGGCAACCCTAACGTGCGTAAATATTTTCTCAAGCACCATGCCGATTTACTGACGCCGGAATTCTGGGAAAACCGAAAACAGCGGATAATGCAGGGCTATATCGAGGATGTATTTCCGTATCCGCAGGAAATGCGCTTTTGTTTCCAGGGGGTTATGGCTGACCCATCCCCGCGCGCAGCGTAA
- a CDS encoding MBL fold metallo-hydrolase → MTTLESQLDYPFGDTLPAPGAPLQVAPGVYWLRMGLPFALNHINLWLLEDEIDTDGSSVKGWTIIDCGIADDATRASWEVVFANHLRGLPVLQVIATHCHPDHVGLADWLCRRWQAPLLMSAGEYAFARMMAAAMPGIDGASMFPHFRQHGLGDHGMEAQLEGRRSYYPALVPAVPHAFRRLQDGQALTIGGRTWRVITGFGHSPEHVALSCADDGLLISGDMVLPRISTNVSVFAIEPESNPVQLYVDSLGKYAHLAADTLVLPSHGKPFRGLHARIGQLCDHHAARLEEVLDACSEPRSAADIVPIMFRRPLDAHQLSFALGEALAHLHQLWLSRRVRRLQHADGVFRFQRTEAATDNL, encoded by the coding sequence ATGACGACACTTGAATCGCAACTCGATTATCCCTTTGGCGACACCCTGCCGGCGCCGGGCGCGCCTTTGCAAGTCGCTCCCGGCGTGTACTGGCTGCGCATGGGCCTGCCCTTTGCCCTGAACCATATCAACCTGTGGCTGCTGGAAGATGAAATCGACACTGACGGCAGCAGCGTCAAAGGCTGGACCATCATCGACTGCGGCATCGCCGACGATGCCACGCGCGCATCCTGGGAGGTGGTATTCGCTAACCACTTGCGCGGCTTGCCGGTCTTGCAGGTCATTGCCACCCATTGCCATCCTGACCATGTCGGCCTGGCCGACTGGCTGTGCCGGCGCTGGCAGGCGCCGCTGTTGATGAGCGCCGGCGAATACGCGTTTGCGCGCATGATGGCTGCCGCCATGCCCGGCATCGACGGGGCGTCGATGTTCCCGCATTTTCGCCAGCACGGCCTGGGCGACCACGGCATGGAGGCGCAACTGGAAGGGCGGCGCAGCTATTATCCCGCGCTGGTGCCTGCCGTGCCGCACGCCTTCAGGCGCCTGCAGGATGGCCAGGCGCTGACGATCGGCGGGCGCACATGGCGCGTGATTACCGGCTTCGGCCACTCGCCGGAACACGTTGCGCTCAGCTGCGCCGACGATGGCCTGCTGATTTCCGGCGACATGGTCTTGCCGCGCATTTCCACCAACGTCTCGGTATTTGCCATCGAACCGGAAAGCAACCCGGTCCAGCTCTACGTCGATTCGCTGGGCAAGTACGCCCATCTGGCCGCCGACACGCTGGTGCTGCCGTCGCATGGCAAGCCCTTCCGCGGCTTACACGCGCGCATCGGGCAACTGTGCGACCATCATGCGGCGCGCCTGGAAGAAGTGCTGGACGCCTGCAGCGAACCGCGTTCGGCCGCCGACATCGTGCCGATCATGTTCCGGCGTCCGCTGGATGCGCACCAGCTGAGCTTCGCCCTCGGCGAGGCGCTGGCGCATCTGCACCAGCTATGGCTTTCGCGCCGCGTGCGGCGCCTGCAGCATGCCGACGGCGTCTTCCGCTTTCAGCGCACTGAAGCGGCAACGGACAATTTGTAA